In Halovivax gelatinilyticus, the following are encoded in one genomic region:
- a CDS encoding poly-gamma-glutamate hydrolase family protein, with product MPVWDRPILQTDDEWNTVVSDARYCALPCSLVETTALRIGQQIRLIGGGPDGYESAAFTVADVLDEDAVGLTSCGLERMDLADGDDVTIGASPVHQGYDTRREARLNSEYAEYLVGDAAATSVLSLAPHGGHIELSTDFQTERLTEIVDGLGWVAAGFYDGAGTYNRWHVPSVDIESFPVLSDLAGETYDWTVAFHGYGDDAVLVGRTASEADRQTVADELSDRLPNTPVELVSESTTAYDGSSPANVLNRIGQIGRTIQLEQPRSVRVNDWHVVADGVADAIDQLSA from the coding sequence ATGCCCGTGTGGGACCGGCCCATCCTCCAGACGGACGACGAGTGGAACACGGTGGTATCGGACGCACGATACTGTGCACTGCCGTGTTCGCTGGTGGAGACGACGGCTCTCCGGATCGGCCAGCAGATTCGGCTCATCGGCGGCGGTCCGGACGGCTACGAGTCGGCGGCGTTCACCGTCGCCGACGTGCTCGACGAAGACGCGGTCGGGCTCACCAGCTGCGGACTAGAGCGGATGGATCTCGCCGACGGCGACGACGTGACGATCGGGGCGAGCCCGGTTCATCAGGGCTACGATACGCGTCGCGAGGCCCGCCTCAACTCGGAGTACGCGGAGTACCTCGTCGGCGATGCTGCGGCCACGTCCGTCCTTTCGCTGGCGCCCCACGGCGGCCACATCGAGTTGTCGACCGATTTTCAGACCGAACGTCTCACCGAGATCGTAGACGGGCTTGGCTGGGTCGCGGCCGGGTTCTACGACGGCGCTGGAACGTACAATCGCTGGCACGTTCCCTCGGTCGACATCGAGTCGTTTCCCGTACTCTCCGATCTCGCCGGGGAGACCTACGACTGGACGGTGGCATTTCACGGCTACGGAGACGACGCGGTCCTCGTCGGCAGGACCGCGAGCGAAGCCGACCGCCAGACGGTCGCCGACGAACTCTCAGATCGCCTGCCGAACACGCCCGTCGAACTCGTCTCGGAATCGACGACCGCGTACGACGGCTCGTCGCCGGCTAACGTCCTCAATCGGATCGGCCAGATCGGCCGCACCATCCAGCTCGAACAACCCAGATCCGTCCGAGTGAACGACTGGCACGTCGTCGCGGACGGGGTCGCCGATGCGATCGACCAGCTTTCGGCCTGA
- a CDS encoding FAD binding domain-containing protein → MYPAPFEYRRASTVDDAVSTLSAEPDRDVRVLAGGHGLLPAMKTEGLSPDVLVDIGDCDELRGIAREDAPANGGPPGLSVGALTTHAELAASDLVADHAPALAEAARAVGDVQIRTRGTIAGNIAEADPGADLPAALVAGDATIRIRGPDGERSVNAIDFCRGNGETALAADELITDVFVPSCEAGAYEKRTHPARGFAMVGVAVSLDIDGAAIDDVRIGAVGATDRPVRLASVEAEIGGLSVESRDGGDASDEMAGDVATRIEAAASKASADLPDGDRHGDHHASGAFRAEILGPHVERALTRAVARIDGGGGE, encoded by the coding sequence ATGTATCCCGCCCCGTTCGAGTACCGACGGGCGTCCACTGTCGATGACGCAGTGTCGACGCTGTCGGCCGAACCCGATCGCGACGTGCGAGTGCTCGCCGGCGGCCACGGGCTCCTTCCGGCCATGAAGACCGAGGGGCTCTCGCCGGACGTCCTCGTCGATATCGGCGACTGCGACGAACTTCGCGGTATTGCGCGTGAGGACGCCCCCGCGAACGGGGGTCCCCCGGGACTCTCCGTCGGCGCGCTCACGACCCACGCCGAACTGGCCGCCTCCGACCTCGTCGCCGATCACGCACCCGCGCTCGCCGAGGCCGCTCGCGCCGTCGGCGACGTGCAGATCCGCACCCGCGGGACGATCGCCGGCAACATCGCCGAGGCGGATCCGGGCGCAGACCTCCCGGCGGCGCTCGTCGCCGGGGACGCGACGATTCGTATTCGGGGCCCTGACGGGGAGCGGAGCGTCAATGCGATCGATTTCTGTCGCGGGAACGGCGAGACAGCCCTCGCGGCAGACGAGCTGATAACCGACGTGTTCGTCCCCAGTTGCGAGGCCGGGGCGTACGAGAAGCGAACGCACCCGGCCCGGGGGTTCGCGATGGTCGGCGTCGCCGTCTCGCTCGACATCGACGGAGCGGCGATCGACGACGTCCGCATCGGGGCGGTCGGCGCGACCGATCGACCGGTTAGACTGGCGTCCGTCGAAGCCGAGATCGGCGGGTTGTCGGTCGAGTCGCGTGACGGGGGAGACGCCTCCGATGAGATGGCGGGTGACGTGGCAACCCGCATCGAAGCGGCGGCGTCGAAGGCGAGCGCCGATCTGCCGGACGGCGACCGCCACGGCGATCACCACGCGTCAGGGGCGTTTCGCGCGGAAATCCTCGGTCCCCACGTCGAACGAGCGCTCACGCGTGCCGTCGCGCGAATCGACGGCGGTGGTGGCGAATGA
- the cgi121 gene encoding KEOPS complex subunit Cgi121, with amino-acid sequence MELLEGDLAIDDLDGFLAGLSEIGEKHGSTIQAFDARYVAGRNHLARAVASAERAIEHDDTIARDPAVELLLYAAGRRQIERALEMGVGEGANEAAIVVTGGDETGAIETLRAELDVDERSVIDEPDEAILTDYFDVRDRERAATDVDLETLICERVALLSVEK; translated from the coding sequence ATGGAACTGCTCGAAGGCGACCTCGCGATCGACGACCTGGACGGGTTTCTCGCTGGGCTCAGCGAGATCGGAGAGAAACACGGCTCGACGATCCAGGCGTTCGACGCCCGGTACGTCGCCGGCCGGAACCACCTCGCACGCGCCGTCGCGAGCGCCGAGCGCGCCATCGAACACGACGATACGATCGCACGCGATCCGGCCGTCGAACTGCTGCTGTACGCCGCGGGTCGCAGACAGATCGAGCGCGCACTCGAAATGGGGGTCGGCGAGGGAGCGAACGAGGCCGCGATAGTCGTCACCGGTGGTGACGAAACCGGAGCGATCGAGACGTTGCGCGCCGAACTCGACGTCGATGAGCGATCGGTGATAGACGAGCCGGACGAGGCAATCCTGACCGACTACTTCGACGTTCGCGACCGGGAGCGAGCGGCGACCGACGTCGACCTCGAAACGCTGATTTGCGAGCGGGTGGCGTTGCTTTCGGTCGAAAAGTAA
- a CDS encoding rhodanese-like domain-containing protein: MNRRQYLVASGVAGASAMFAGCLSGNDEYDVYETNGQEVPLAPAEDTYEWYEDDEAIFLDARSPMEYVQGHIAGALLSPAGDSSFDHPTDDISTDQRLVTYCVCPHDLAGTRAAELMNDGFEDVYAIDEGLLEWRDNGYPMDSGGEAAPTFDYHVAGRTDQSFAGEQVWLEELETGQRYVAHVGDDGRFEMEFTFYDVDAETAARLDLPDRSVERTLGELSDGELRF; this comes from the coding sequence ATGAACCGACGCCAGTATCTCGTGGCGAGCGGCGTCGCGGGGGCGAGTGCGATGTTCGCAGGGTGTCTGTCGGGCAACGACGAGTACGACGTGTACGAAACGAACGGCCAGGAGGTACCGTTGGCCCCCGCAGAGGACACGTACGAGTGGTACGAGGACGACGAGGCGATCTTCCTCGACGCGCGCAGTCCGATGGAGTACGTACAGGGCCACATCGCCGGCGCGCTGTTGAGCCCGGCGGGCGATTCGTCGTTCGACCACCCGACGGACGACATCTCGACGGACCAGCGTCTCGTCACCTATTGCGTCTGTCCGCACGACCTCGCCGGCACTCGGGCGGCAGAATTGATGAACGACGGCTTCGAGGACGTCTACGCCATCGACGAGGGCCTCCTGGAGTGGCGGGACAACGGCTATCCGATGGATAGCGGCGGCGAGGCCGCCCCGACGTTCGACTATCACGTCGCCGGACGCACCGATCAGTCGTTCGCCGGTGAGCAGGTTTGGCTCGAAGAACTGGAAACCGGCCAGCGCTACGTCGCCCACGTCGGCGACGACGGCCGGTTCGAAATGGAGTTTACCTTCTACGACGTCGACGCCGAGACGGCCGCCCGTCTCGACCTTCCCGATCGGTCCGTCGAGCGAACGCTCGGTGAGCTTTCCGACGGGGAACTTCGATTCTGA
- a CDS encoding universal stress protein, with product MSDPDRVLVVTLGEPDDRRALRHALETYPEAVVTLLAIVVPADLWMSEGRILERRDERLSMASDRAASLRETVCEESDRDPSTVGTLTREGSPAEVVSDAVDELDCDLVVVPGHDASAIERWLLGDGIPRTIEKQTSVPVTVLE from the coding sequence GTGAGCGACCCTGATCGTGTACTCGTCGTCACTCTCGGGGAGCCCGACGATCGGCGGGCGCTCCGGCACGCGCTCGAAACGTATCCCGAGGCGGTGGTGACGCTCCTGGCGATCGTCGTGCCGGCCGATCTGTGGATGAGCGAGGGTCGAATCCTGGAGCGGCGCGACGAGCGACTCTCGATGGCGAGCGATCGAGCCGCGTCGCTGCGCGAGACGGTGTGTGAGGAGAGCGATCGGGATCCATCGACGGTAGGGACCCTGACGAGGGAGGGGTCGCCGGCCGAGGTCGTTTCCGATGCGGTCGACGAACTCGACTGTGATTTGGTGGTCGTTCCCGGTCACGATGCGAGCGCGATCGAGCGGTGGCTACTCGGTGACGGGATTCCGCGAACGATCGAGAAGCAGACGTCGGTTCCCGTCACGGTCCTGGAGTGA
- a CDS encoding (2Fe-2S)-binding protein, which produces MSGHDITLTVNGTDETLTVEGRTLLVHALRDHLGYTGPKVGCERGKCGSCTVHLDGEPIKSCTTLAVQADGREVTTVERIADDGTLHPVQEALHEAHGLQCGFCTPGMVMTIVDLLDRESEVSRESVRHALKGNICRCTGYQKIVDGVLAVAEETEGVQVGSNDQTESDFTPAENTRTNARGGD; this is translated from the coding sequence ATGTCCGGACACGACATCACCCTCACCGTCAACGGCACCGACGAAACACTCACCGTCGAGGGGCGAACGCTCCTCGTCCACGCCCTTCGCGACCACCTCGGCTACACCGGCCCGAAGGTCGGCTGCGAACGCGGGAAGTGTGGCTCCTGTACGGTTCACCTCGACGGGGAACCGATCAAATCCTGTACGACGCTGGCCGTCCAGGCCGACGGTCGCGAGGTGACGACCGTCGAAAGGATTGCAGACGACGGAACGCTCCACCCCGTCCAGGAGGCGCTTCACGAAGCGCACGGACTCCAGTGTGGCTTCTGCACGCCGGGCATGGTGATGACGATCGTCGATCTGCTCGATCGGGAGTCCGAGGTGTCTCGAGAGTCGGTTCGCCACGCGCTGAAGGGGAACATCTGTCGGTGCACCGGCTACCAGAAGATCGTCGACGGCGTGCTGGCGGTCGCCGAGGAAACCGAGGGCGTTCAGGTCGGCTCGAATGATCAGACGGAATCCGATTTCACACCGGCAGAGAACACTCGCACAAACGCCCGCGGGGGTGACTGA
- a CDS encoding poly-gamma-glutamate hydrolase family protein has product MAPRDSSSELSARLSPLPGRRDVLRLGASVTSLSLLFTMRGDRLHRPAAIENSREGPARIGAGASYVGGRDPDGTPSAEAVDSTVGGTPDESETDDSKPETDSAFDDGGEDETGDGGDDDNGDADDGGGDGEDADDDSGEDDSGGNGGDEEDDDGDEDDDSPEWKDGVVTLTETPLEAVGSIGADCHCLLANDFLDHHDLVVGQQIRIAPASSGGAVDAIFTVSGGHDGEPGELAIDPEGLDVLVADDGDRASIGHLAVDASIETRDEARAQDEYAEYLVGTQSQPDLVVLAPHGGHIERGTDRQAERLADALDGLGWICVGFDEPGVAFDRYHVTSTAIHERSFPTLESIYDTQYEWGVAFHGYSTDDRILVGGRCDDDVRLAVRDAIAEAAPDLDVELAESDSPYAGVSPQNILNRLSPFDNTIQLEQPLSVRLERSDAVVDAIAGVIEGKLGGEEATIERPVG; this is encoded by the coding sequence ATGGCTCCTCGCGACTCGTCATCGGAACTCTCAGCGCGACTGTCACCCCTCCCCGGACGGCGGGACGTTCTCCGACTGGGCGCCAGCGTCACGAGTCTCTCACTCCTGTTTACGATGCGCGGTGACAGACTTCACCGCCCCGCCGCCATAGAGAATTCACGAGAGGGACCCGCGCGGATCGGCGCAGGCGCGTCGTACGTAGGCGGTCGTGACCCGGATGGCACTCCGTCCGCCGAGGCGGTCGATTCCACCGTCGGTGGGACACCGGATGAAAGCGAGACCGACGATTCGAAACCGGAGACAGACTCCGCGTTCGACGACGGTGGTGAGGACGAAACTGGTGACGGAGGTGATGACGATAACGGGGATGCTGACGACGGTGGTGGAGACGGAGAGGATGCTGACGACGATAGCGGAGAAGACGATAGCGGCGGAAATGGTGGAGACGAAGAGGATGACGACGGGGACGAAGACGACGATTCGCCGGAGTGGAAAGACGGCGTCGTCACCCTGACCGAGACGCCCCTCGAGGCGGTCGGTTCGATCGGTGCAGACTGTCACTGCCTGCTTGCGAACGACTTTCTCGACCACCACGACCTCGTCGTCGGCCAGCAGATCAGGATCGCGCCCGCTAGTTCCGGCGGGGCGGTCGACGCGATTTTTACGGTATCGGGTGGACACGACGGCGAGCCGGGCGAGCTGGCGATCGATCCGGAAGGGCTCGACGTGCTCGTCGCCGACGATGGCGATCGGGCCTCGATCGGCCACCTCGCGGTGGACGCGTCGATCGAGACCCGGGACGAAGCCCGGGCACAGGACGAGTACGCGGAGTACCTCGTTGGGACCCAGAGTCAGCCGGATCTCGTCGTCCTCGCACCCCACGGCGGACATATCGAACGGGGAACCGATCGGCAGGCCGAGCGACTCGCCGATGCGCTCGACGGGCTGGGCTGGATCTGCGTCGGATTCGACGAACCCGGCGTCGCGTTCGATCGCTACCACGTCACCTCGACGGCGATTCACGAGCGATCGTTTCCCACTCTCGAATCGATCTACGACACGCAGTACGAGTGGGGCGTCGCCTTTCACGGTTACTCGACCGACGATCGAATCCTCGTCGGCGGTCGCTGTGACGACGACGTCAGACTGGCCGTTCGCGACGCCATCGCTGAGGCGGCCCCCGACCTCGACGTCGAACTCGCCGAATCGGACAGTCCGTACGCGGGGGTGTCTCCACAAAACATCCTCAACCGGCTGTCGCCGTTCGACAACACGATCCAGCTAGAACAACCGCTTTCCGTCCGCCTCGAACGGAGCGATGCCGTCGTCGATGCCATCGCCGGCGTGATCGAGGGAAAACTGGGTGGCGAGGAGGCGACGATCGAACGACCGGTCGGCTAG
- a CDS encoding ferredoxin, protein MRIEFDEDTCIGMFQCVAEWSEFEKDTDRGKAILRDSEETDDGVFVRDVPADDELDAKFAARTCPVDAITIYDDDGEQLIP, encoded by the coding sequence ATGCGAATCGAGTTCGACGAGGACACCTGTATCGGGATGTTCCAGTGCGTCGCCGAGTGGAGCGAATTCGAGAAGGATACCGATCGCGGAAAGGCTATTCTTCGTGACTCAGAGGAGACCGATGACGGCGTGTTCGTCCGCGACGTCCCCGCGGACGACGAACTCGACGCGAAGTTCGCCGCCAGAACCTGCCCGGTCGACGCCATCACGATATACGACGACGACGGCGAGCAGTTGATTCCGTAG
- a CDS encoding ATP-dependent DNA helicase, which produces MNLEKVPGLPPGAVSHFREEGIEALYPPQAEAVESGATDGDSLVAAVPTASGKTMIAALSMLSAIERGGKALYIVPLRALASEKKDEFEAYEEFGVTVGVTTGNYESTDDWLASRDIIVATSEKVDSLVRNGADWLSELTCVVSDEVHLIDDRNRGPTLEVTLAKLRALNPTLQVVALSATVGNADEIADWLDAELVESEWRPIELQTGVHYGNAISFDDGEQREVPVQGSESQEDALVRDIVVEGASGLVFVNSRRNAEAAARRLANVVAPELTEAEQESLGELAEAVRDVSDSETSTDLAAAVEKGAAFHHAGLASEHRSLVEDAFRDRLLKVISATPTLAAGVNTPARRVIVRDWRRFDSTAGGMAPLDVLEVHQMMGRAGRPGLDPYGEAVLLAKDHDEQDELFDRYIWAEPEAVRSKLAAEPALRTHVLATIASGFARTRDGLLSFMNETLYASQTDERGRLESVTDSVLEYLDRNDFIERDGPDAVSGSESADDDPFTSAADLAAEADRDVELRATNLGHTVSRLYLDPMSAAEIVHGLESAESRPTAMGLYQLIARTPDMYELYLRSGEDEKYGQLYYELEDELLGDRPSEYEDARFEDWLAALKTGALLKDWADEMDEDRLTERYSIGPGDLRGKVETAEWLLGAAETLAAEIDSDWSVAVREARARVEHGVREELLELVGVRGVGRKRARQLYGVGIETPADLRTVDKGVVLGALRGKKTAENVLENAGRDDPSMDGVDPIPVEQSGASATGSSRTSDEPAADESAAKNQSNLGDF; this is translated from the coding sequence ATGAACCTCGAGAAGGTCCCCGGGCTCCCGCCCGGCGCCGTCTCGCACTTCCGGGAAGAGGGGATCGAGGCGCTCTACCCGCCACAGGCGGAGGCGGTCGAATCGGGCGCGACCGACGGCGACAGCCTCGTCGCGGCCGTTCCAACTGCCAGCGGCAAGACGATGATCGCCGCGCTCTCGATGCTCTCTGCGATCGAACGGGGTGGGAAGGCGCTGTACATCGTCCCGCTGCGGGCACTCGCGAGCGAGAAGAAAGACGAGTTCGAAGCCTACGAGGAGTTCGGCGTCACCGTCGGGGTGACGACGGGAAACTACGAGAGCACCGACGACTGGCTCGCCTCGCGCGACATCATCGTCGCCACCAGCGAGAAAGTCGACTCGCTCGTGCGAAACGGCGCGGACTGGCTCTCGGAGCTCACCTGTGTCGTGAGCGACGAGGTCCACCTCATCGACGACCGCAACCGGGGACCGACGCTCGAAGTGACGCTCGCGAAACTCCGCGCGCTGAATCCGACGCTCCAGGTCGTCGCGCTCTCGGCGACGGTCGGCAACGCCGACGAGATCGCAGACTGGCTCGACGCCGAACTCGTCGAGTCCGAGTGGCGGCCGATCGAATTGCAGACGGGCGTCCACTACGGAAACGCGATCAGCTTCGACGACGGCGAGCAACGCGAAGTGCCCGTCCAGGGCTCTGAGAGTCAGGAGGACGCCCTCGTCAGGGATATCGTCGTCGAAGGAGCGTCCGGACTGGTCTTCGTCAACTCCCGGCGAAACGCCGAGGCGGCCGCTCGGAGGCTGGCGAACGTCGTCGCTCCGGAGCTGACCGAGGCCGAACAGGAGTCGCTCGGCGAACTGGCTGAGGCGGTCAGGGACGTCAGCGACAGCGAAACGAGCACGGACCTCGCCGCCGCCGTCGAGAAGGGCGCTGCCTTCCACCACGCCGGATTGGCCAGCGAACACCGGAGCCTCGTCGAGGACGCCTTCCGAGATCGGCTCCTCAAAGTCATCAGTGCGACGCCCACCCTGGCAGCCGGGGTGAACACGCCGGCACGACGGGTGATCGTCCGCGACTGGCGTCGCTTCGACTCGACCGCCGGCGGCATGGCGCCGCTCGACGTTCTCGAGGTCCACCAGATGATGGGCCGGGCGGGCCGGCCGGGTCTCGACCCCTACGGTGAAGCCGTCCTTCTCGCGAAGGACCACGACGAACAGGACGAGCTGTTCGACCGCTACATCTGGGCCGAACCGGAGGCCGTCAGGTCGAAGCTGGCCGCCGAACCCGCCCTCCGGACGCACGTGCTGGCGACGATCGCCTCCGGCTTCGCTCGCACCCGCGACGGTCTCCTCTCGTTCATGAACGAGACGCTCTACGCGAGCCAGACCGACGAACGGGGCCGGCTCGAGTCGGTGACCGATTCCGTCCTCGAGTATCTCGATCGAAACGACTTCATCGAACGAGACGGGCCAGACGCTGTGTCCGGGTCCGAATCTGCCGACGACGATCCGTTCACCTCCGCCGCCGACCTCGCGGCCGAAGCCGACCGGGACGTCGAACTTCGCGCGACGAACCTGGGCCACACCGTCTCGCGGCTCTACTTAGATCCGATGAGCGCCGCCGAGATCGTCCACGGCCTGGAGTCGGCCGAGTCGCGCCCCACCGCCATGGGACTCTACCAGCTGATCGCTCGAACGCCGGACATGTACGAACTCTACTTGCGATCCGGCGAGGACGAGAAGTACGGCCAGCTCTACTACGAACTCGAAGACGAGTTGCTCGGCGACCGGCCCAGCGAGTACGAAGACGCCCGCTTCGAAGACTGGCTGGCCGCGCTGAAAACCGGTGCTCTCCTCAAAGACTGGGCCGACGAGATGGACGAAGATCGCCTCACCGAGCGCTACTCGATCGGGCCGGGCGACCTCCGCGGCAAAGTCGAGACGGCCGAGTGGCTGCTCGGCGCCGCCGAGACGCTCGCCGCCGAGATCGACTCAGACTGGAGCGTGGCCGTCCGCGAGGCGCGCGCCCGCGTCGAACACGGCGTTCGCGAGGAACTGCTCGAACTCGTCGGCGTCCGGGGCGTGGGCCGAAAGCGCGCTCGCCAGCTCTACGGCGTCGGGATCGAGACGCCGGCCGATCTGCGTACCGTCGACAAGGGCGTCGTCCTGGGTGCGCTCCGCGGGAAGAAGACGGCCGAGAACGTCCTCGAGAACGCCGGCAGAGACGATCCATCCATGGACGGCGTCGACCCGATCCCGGTCGAGCAATCCGGGGCCAGCGCGACCGGTTCGAGTCGGACGAGCGACGAACCCGCGGCCGACGAATCCGCGGCGAAGAACCAGTCGAACCTGGGTGACTTCTGA
- a CDS encoding inorganic phosphate transporter — protein sequence MVAPSFVVLVAVAVLTCLFMAWVLGANSNSPPFAPAIGANAISTMRAAFVIGILAAAGAIMQGGSISETVGSDLIDGVTISPLAATAGLLTAAGFMAIGIYTRYPIPAAFATTGAMVGAGLALGGDPAVDTYRRLGTFWLLVPFMSGGLAYATAVTLRRDDIPESVGVPLLAGVVGAIVANVRLGVIPDPVADQGTIARFVSRQLGGGPTLVADVDIGVVLVTVAVGVLAAYRVRQKVLGSVDEGIRSFLLVLGGIVAFSSGGSQVGLATGPLEHLFRIELGLPGITLLAIGATGILAGAWMAAPRLLQATSREYAQLGVRRSIAALVPGFVIAQLAIALGIPISLNNIILSGVIGGGLAAGSAGVSRRKVAVTITFWLLTLLSSIAVGFGLYRLFEIGFGGSLA from the coding sequence ATGGTCGCACCGTCGTTCGTCGTCCTCGTCGCTGTCGCCGTTCTCACCTGTCTGTTCATGGCGTGGGTCCTCGGGGCGAACAGTAACTCGCCGCCGTTCGCGCCAGCGATCGGCGCCAACGCGATCTCGACGATGCGTGCGGCGTTCGTCATCGGCATCCTCGCCGCCGCGGGGGCGATCATGCAGGGTGGCAGTATCTCCGAAACCGTCGGAAGCGACCTGATCGACGGCGTCACCATCTCTCCGCTCGCCGCCACGGCAGGCCTGCTGACCGCAGCCGGGTTCATGGCGATCGGGATCTACACCAGGTATCCGATCCCGGCGGCCTTCGCGACGACCGGGGCGATGGTCGGGGCCGGACTCGCGCTCGGCGGCGATCCAGCGGTCGATACGTATCGACGACTCGGGACGTTCTGGCTGCTCGTTCCGTTCATGTCCGGCGGTCTGGCGTACGCGACGGCGGTCACCCTTCGTCGGGACGACATCCCCGAATCGGTCGGCGTTCCGCTGCTGGCCGGGGTGGTCGGTGCGATCGTCGCGAACGTCAGACTCGGCGTCATTCCCGACCCGGTAGCCGACCAGGGGACGATCGCTCGGTTCGTTTCACGCCAGCTCGGCGGCGGTCCAACCCTCGTTGCCGACGTCGACATCGGCGTCGTGCTGGTGACTGTCGCGGTCGGGGTGTTAGCCGCCTACCGGGTTCGTCAGAAGGTGTTGGGCTCCGTAGACGAGGGTATCCGATCGTTCCTGCTCGTTCTGGGCGGGATCGTCGCGTTCTCCTCGGGTGGTTCGCAGGTCGGACTCGCAACCGGGCCCCTAGAGCACCTCTTTCGGATCGAACTCGGGCTTCCCGGAATTACCTTACTCGCCATCGGTGCCACCGGTATCCTGGCCGGCGCCTGGATGGCCGCCCCTCGGCTGTTGCAGGCGACCTCCAGAGAATACGCCCAGCTGGGGGTTCGGCGATCGATCGCAGCGCTCGTTCCGGGATTCGTCATCGCCCAGCTGGCGATCGCGCTCGGGATCCCCATCTCGCTCAACAATATCATCCTCTCCGGCGTAATCGGCGGCGGGCTGGCGGCCGGATCGGCCGGCGTCTCGCGGCGCAAGGTCGCCGTCACGATCACGTTCTGGTTGCTGACGCTTCTCAGCTCGATCGCCGTCGGATTCGGCCTCTATCGGCTGTTCGAAATCGGTTTCGGTGGGTCGCTGGCCTGA